The sequence TTGTCCTTTTGTTCAACCCTTAAAACTCTATTATGGGCAATAATTAAGTAATCTAATTCTCCTATTTTATAAAACCTAAAGCATTGTCCACACTCTAAGATTTGCATTATATTAAAGCTTTTAACATCTTCAATGATTAGATTGTTGTTATCTTTCAATATTTTCATATTATCACCAATATTTCCTTTTTTTGAATATGTGAGTATGCTATACTACAGATATGTTATAAAGTACATTTAAGTAGAGAACTTGTCTTACTCTAAACACTATTATACTATAAAAGTAGGTGCTATTGTGAAAGAAAAAATTTACACTATTCCTGTTTTAGATGCTCTTAACGAAGCAACTGAATGTCCACTTTGTTGGCTTTATTCAAAGCTTGAAAGAGAAGCCATTGACTTTACTATGGGTCCTAGCTATATGGAAAATGATATTAGAGATGCAACGAATAAATCAGGTTTTTGCCAGCAACATGTTCAACAATTGTATAAAGAGAAAAACAGATTAGGTCTTGCTCTTATGCTTCATACCCATCAAATGAAAGTACAAAAAGATCTTAAAAGTATATTGGGTAAAAATCCAAAGATATCTTCTAAAGGACTATTTAAAAAGAAAGAAGGGGCTGCTTCTCCACTGAAAGAATATATTGATAGGGTTTCCAATGACTGTTATATTTGTAATAGAATAGAATATGTCATTGCTAGGTATATCGATACTTTCTTCTACCTATGGAAAAAAGACCCTGCCTTTAAAGACAAAGTAAAAGCTTCGAAAGGTTTATGTACACAACACTTTGGAACCCTTTATGAAGAAAGTGATAAGTATTTAAAATCCAATGATTTAGAAGAGTTTATTGGCATCCTGTCTGAGCTTTATTTTACAAATATTGAAAGGGTTCAAGGAGATTTAGACTGGTTTATTACTAAATTTGACTACAGGTTTGAAAAAGAGCCTTGGAAAGAATCCAAAGATGCTCTACCTAGAACAATTATTAAAACAAATAGTTATAAATTAGAACAATAAAATAGCAGAGATTAACTCTCCGCTATTTTTTCTTGCTCTTTTTTAATGATATTTTTAACTTCCCTTGCTCTATCCTTAATGCGTTCATTGGCTGCTCTAGAAGTGATAACTTTTGAGAGCCATCTTAGTGCTTCTTCGTCATTGCCTGTTCTTCTTGCTAATTCACCAATTAAATACGTTACAGTTATCTCATCCATACCACATATGGGAAAAGATTCTTTACCAAAAGCCTGAGAAAATCCTTCATATGCTTTTTTAGCAAACTCTAATTCTTGTTTTTTTAAGCTCTCAATAATTGGCAATTCTTTATTTCGAATTAGTGCTTCTTTACCTCTTAATAACCAAGTTATTTTTAAGCATGTATAGGCTTTTTCACTTAATTTTCCTTTTTTTACAACAGCATTAATTAAAGCCAATTTATATCTTTTTAAGGCTTCTTCATAATCATAGATATCATTGTCTTGAGCCAAACCCTTAAAATTAACGGAAATTTGTTCTCTAATCCATTTTCTTTGCAAATCAGTGATATTCGTAAAGAACCTATTCATGGCTGCATAACCACAACTAGGGCATACTACAGCGTCATACTTTATAGGATCAATATAATCATAAACAGGTCTTAAGTCTGTATCTGTAGACTTTAGTCTCGCCTTACCAGTCTTAACTGCTTTAGACTTAAACTGTTTGTCACAGACAGGACACATATAGCTTCTATCATAGACAATATCAGTTTCTTTCATTTTTAACTCTTCTAAATGTCTTTCTTCCTCTTCTTCCTGCTTATAAATCTGAATATTTCCCAATTGACTCAAACCCAGTTGTTCTAATTCTGAAAATAAATTTTTCAACCTTACCACACCTTTAATTTTAGTCTGGTCTATATGAGCTTTTCAAAGATACAATTCTATTGAATACGAGATGATCTTCTGTTGTATCCTTAGAATCAACACAGAAATAACCATGTCTTACAAATTGAAAACTATCTCCTGGTTTTGCATCTTTTACATATGGCTCTATATAGCACTCCTTCAATACCTCTAATGAATTTGGATTCACATTCCAATCCCCATTGTCTTTAATTAAAGGCTCTCCCTCTTTTAAAATGTGTTCATAAAGTCTAACTTCTGCTTTTACAGCATATGGCGCTGCTACCCAGTGAAGGGTTCCTTTTACTTTGCGACCAGTAAATCCTGACCCACTTTTTGTTTCTGGATCGTAAGAACATCGTAATTCAATGACTTCTCCATTTTCGTCTTTAATAACTTCTTCACATTTGATAAAATACGCGTTTTTTAAACGTACTTCATTCCCTGGAAACAATCTAAAGTATTTTTTAGGTGGATTTTCCATAAAATCTTCTTGTTCAATATATATCTCTCTACAGAAAGGAATCTTTCTTATGCCCATTTCTTCATTTTCTTGATTGTTTTCTGCGTCTAGGTACTCAACTTCATCTTCTGGATAGTTTGTTATAACCACTTTTAAAGGTTTTATGACACTCATAAGTCTTTCTTTTTTTAACTTTAGATCTTCTCGTATACAATATTCAAACATAGCATAGTCTGCTGAACTTTGACTTTTTGAAACACCAACAAGTTCCATAAATTTCTTAATGGACTCAGGCGTTACCCCTCTTCTTCTTAAAGCAGATAATGTGACTAATCTAGGGTCATCCCAGCCATCAACAATACCATCTTCAACAAGTTTTTTAAGATTTCTTTTTCCTGTAATAACATCTGTTAAGTAGAGTTTTGAAAACTCTATTTGCTTAGGTGGCGTATCAAATTCTAATTCTTTTAATACCCAATCGTATAAAGGTCTATGATCTTCAAATTCTAATGTACAAATAGAATGTGTAATCCCTTCAATAGCATCTCCTATTGGATGTGCATAATCATATAAAGGATAAATGCACCATTTGTCTCCCGTGTTATGATGGGTTACGTGAGCAATTCTATAAATAATAGGATCCCTCATATTGATATTGGGTGAACTCATATCTATCTTAGCTCTTAATACCATAGCGCCATCAGGAAATTCCCCATTTTTCATTTTTTCGAATAAAGCTAAACTTTCTTGGGTCGGTCTATCTCTATAAGGGCTATTTTTACCTGGCTGTGTTAATGTACCCCTAAGTTCTTTAATTTCTTCTGCTTTTAGTTCATCAATATAGGCCTTACCCTTTTTAATTAATTTAATAGCACATTCATACATTGTATCAAAATAATCTGATGTAAAGAATGTATGCCCTCCAAAGTCAGCACCTAACCATTTAACGTCTTCAATAATCGACTGAACGTACTCAGATTTTTCCTTCATTGGATTTGTATCATCAAACCTTAAATTAAATTTGCCATTGTATTTCTTAGCTGTCCCATAATTAAGTAGAATAGATTTAGCATGTCCTATATGCAAAAAACCATTGGGCTCAGGAGGAAATCTAGTATGGACTTTCGTATATGTTCCCTCATCTAAATCTTTATCGATAATTTGCTCGATAAAATTTTTAGAAATTGAATCATTTTTTTCAAGATTTTCTTCTGACATTAAGAAGCCTCCTTAAATGTATTGTTTTTATTTGAATTTAGTCTTAATACAATAGCACCTTTTTTCCGATCTAGGCGCAAATTTTTTTACTAAAAGAATTTTATAATACTTCCAAGGAAATACAAAAAATTACTTTTATATTATTACTAATAATACCATATTTTATTAAAAAGTCAAAGAAAAAAGCTGATCCCATATGAAATCAGCTTTTCTTTGCTTTTGTTTTTTTAAAGTTTCTTCCTATAAATAAAATGCGTGTCCAGCTATTGTTGTAATATATGGTCTATTCGCTGTAATCCAAAATGTTGTAGCTTTTGCTGGGTTTAAAAAGAATAAACTATTACCAATATTATTATGACCTTCTAATGCTTCTCTAGCGGCTCTTATGCTATCTGCATTTGGTGTATTGTATATGGTTCCATTAGATATAGGTGTGAATTGTACGCCATGATTTCTGTCAAATATGACACCATATATACTATTAGGGAACTCACTACTATTTTTTCTATTTATAATAACATTAGCAACAGCTAATTTCCCTGCATAGGGTTCCCCTGAAGCTTCCGCATGAACAATTCTTGCCAACCAAAACAGTTCATCTTCTGTGTAACTTGTGCTAGTACTTGTTACAGTTGCTGAAGTATTACCATTAATACTTACCTTATTATTATTGTTATCCCACTGAATATTTGTTATTCCAAATGCTTCTGCAAAAAATCTAATGGGTACAAAGGTTCTGTCTGTGTACAATTGAACTGGTGCATCTAATTTTACATTTCTTCCATTTATTCTAGCAATATCTGATCCTCTAGTGACTTCAATAGTATCGCTACCTCTAATAATCTGAGCTGTTGCTGAACCTTGTAACCATTTTATTTCATCAACCCCTAGGGCCTCAGAAATAAACCTAAGTGGAACAAATACTCTGTCATTTTCAATATAAGGTTGTCTATCAAAGTGAACCAACCTATTATTTACTTCTACAGTTATTTGGTTTATAGCATTTAACCTTACTAAATCTCCTGGTTGTAATTCCATTGGATTTCTGTAATTAATACTTTGTATACTGTTTAAATTCCTATTATGTTTTACAGATATAGTGAAATAAGTTTCACCTGGCATAACGGTATGCATATGATAAGAAGAAGCAAAAGCATTTATTGGTTGTACTATGATGAATGATAATACTAATGTTATTATAGTAAATACCATTTTCTTCATATTAACTACCCCCTTCACACTGAGAGTATACGGTATTTTGACCCTATATTCAATAACTAAAAAATGGTAAAAAAAGAAGTAGTAAGTCACATTCATTAAGTTGCAACTTTCTACTTCTTATTGTATTTATATAACTCAGCCTATGCCATTTACTTTGCGTAAGAGATACACACTTCGTTTAAAGCATTCATTTCATCTTATAAGTAAAATGCGTGACCTGATATCTGGGTATGATAAGTTCTATTTGTTGCAACCCAACTTCCTCTTGCGCTGGTAGGTACAAAGTATAAAGCATTACCAATATTATTATTACCCTCAAGGGCTTCTATTGCTGCCTTTATACTTTCTTCTCCTGGGTTGTTATAAATCATCCCATTATAAGCAGGTGTAAACTGCACACCATATTGTCTGTCAAAAATAACGTCTTTTATGTTATTTGGAAAAAGACTGCTTTTTTTACGATTAATAACCACATTAGCAACGGCTAATTTCCCTTGATATGGCTCACCCCTAGATTCTGCTTCAATGATTCTAGATAGCCAATAAAGATCTTCATCTGAATAACTTTTTGCTACTTTAATTGCTGGTTCTTCCTTAGGTTCTTCTTTAGCTTCTTCAATAACTTCTGCTGATCTTTGTAAGAGAAAACGTTCTTTAACAACCAGATTAGGTTTAGTGATAAGAACAGTTCTCGTCATATTGTCCCATTCAATTTCTTCTGCACCTAGAAGCTTTGAAAATGCTCTTATAGGTACATACATTGTTCCATTTATTATGCTAACACTTTGGTTAATAACTTCTGTTTCACCGTTTACTAATATTTCATTAGACTCATTAGCAATAATAATTACAGCATCTTTAGTTGTTATTGTTACACTTTGAGTCTCTTCTTCCCATAGTATATTTTTTGCTTCAAAAAGAATTGCTAATTCTCTAATTGGAACAAATACTTGTTGGTTTATCAATATGGAATCTCCTTGAAAACCAATATTAAAATCATTAAATTTTATATCTCCTTGAAAACTTTCAATTATATTAGTAAATCCTTTGTCTATACTAGCAGCACCAACTTGTAATGTCATTGTTACGACCATACAAAGCAAAGCTAATGCTTTTATAGTTTTCCTCATCTACTCACTCCTTGAAATTAATTGTTCATAAATTTTTAAAATGGAATTCATATATAATTATTTCTAGTTTTACCAAAAATTATACAACAAGATAATTATATATAAAAACAGAAGTGTAATCAAGATTTTAATTTTAATTTTCTCTTGTTTTAGTCGCAAAATTTTATGTTTTTATTTTTATTAAAAGTTATTTATCTAATATTAGTGTTATTTTTCTGTTTTTCGTCGTCATTTTTATTAAATTTCTTTTAAGGATTCTTTACATAATTGTAACATTTTATATCTGTCAATGATTTCTTTGTTAAATAAGTATAGTTTATTACTTGCACAAAATATAAAATAATAAACAAAAAAGACCTCTAGCAAAATCGCTAAAAGTCTATTTTAAAGCTCCCGACGGGACTTGAACCCGAGACCTCCGCCTTACCAAGGCGACGCTCTACCTACTGAGCTACGAGAGCTAATTATTGTTGTTTTCTTCTAATATTAATTCTACTTTTCTTTTAATTCTTTGTAGGGCATTATCAATGGATTTTATTGGTCTATCTAGCAATTCAGCTATTTTCGTATAATTCACACCATCTAGATATAATTTTAATACATCTTTTTCAAACCCTGATAATCTATTATCGAGTTCATATTCTATCATATTTAAGTTCTCTTTGTCAATTAGCATTTCTTCAGGATTAACAACTTTTTCTGATGGCATTCGATCTAGTAGAGAATTTTTCTCATAATCTTCCTCATACATAGGTTTATTTAGGGATATGTATGAATTTAAAGGGACATGTTTTTTTCTTGTTGATGCTTTGATAGCAGAAATAATCTGCCTTGTCACACATAATTCCGCAAATACTTTAAAAGACGCTTCTTTGTCATCCTTGAAATCCCTAATGGCTTTATAAAGTCCTATCATGCCTTCTTGAATAATATCATCACTATCTGCGCCTATTAAGAAATATGTTCTAGCTTTCTTTTTTACCAAATTTTTATATTTATTCATCAGGTATTCAAGGGCGTCATTATCCCCACTTTTTATATGTAAAATAATCTCTTCATCAGTATAATGCTTATAATCTTTTAAATAAGTATCATCTCGTAATGTGTTATCCATATGTATCACCTATTCATTTCTTCTCATTTTTAATCAAGGAATAACTTGGTGAAAAATGTGGTTCCTTGTATTGCCTTTACTTTATGTATATCAAGGATTTTCTTTATAAAGAAAACCCTTGAATATTGCATATCCTACTCCCATATATAGTATAAAGTATACTATATATATATACTTTTGTTAAGTATTTTAAAGGGTCATATTTCTTTGTCTTACAATTTCAAATGCCAAAACCCCTGCCGCAACAGATGCATTTAATGATTCTATTTCACCTTTCATTGGAATAGATGTTATAAAATCACATTTTTCTCTTATGTTTTTACTTACGCCTTCACCTTCACTACCTATAACCAATCCAATAGGGCCTTTTAAATCAACTTTATACATCACTTCTCCATCCATATCTGCACATGCAAACCAAAGACCTTTTTCCTTTAATTCTTCAATTGTTCGTGCTATATTGGTTACTTTTGCTACTGGTGTATAATTAATAGCACCTGCTGAAGTTTTAGCCACAGTTGCCGTTAATCCAACTGCTCTTCTTTTGGGTATAATGATACCATGGGCTCCAGCAATATTAGCAGTCCTAATTATGGCACCTAGATTATGAGGGTCCATAATATTTTCAAGTATAATAACGAATGGCTGCTCACCTTTTTCTTCAGCTTTTTTTAGTATGTCCTCTACCGACGCGTAATTGTAAGCAGCTACATAAGCCATAACACCTTGATGTTTTCCTGTTTTCGATAAACCATCAATTCTTTCTTTGTCCACAAAGTTAACAACTATTTGAGCCGTTCTTGCATCTTTTATTATTTTTTTTATTGAACCTTCTTGGCTTCCTTCTTGTATTAATATTCTATCAATACTTCTCTCTGATTTTAATGCTTCTAGTACTGCATTTCTTCCTTCTAAAACCAGTTCTAATTCTTCGCTTTTACTTTTATCCTCTTTGAATTCTTTCATATTTTCAATCCTCTTCTTTTCATAGCAATTTAAATTTTTTTAACCCGTTTATTATTAATTCATGTTTTGGTAGAGCTGCTACATCTTCTTCTTTTATGCTTTTTGTAATAAATAATAATAATATATAAATAATGCCACCTATACCAATAGATAATAGAGTGGTTATACTTGTTCCTAAAAATCCTAAAAATACATTAAATGTTATAAAGACTATAATTCCCATTATACCAGCAGATAATAGTATTTTTATAAAATGATTTAATAAAATAATCTTTTCTTTAATAATCTTTCTAAGATATATATAGTTTAACACAGTAAATACAAAATAAAAACCAATAGAACCAATTAATGCCCCTTGTCCTAATAAGGCCGTAGGAATTAAAACATAATTGATTATAATTTTAAATGCGCCACTAATTAGTAATGTCCATACAGGTACCATATAATGACCTAACCCTTGTAATATACTGGCTAGGGCTTGTCCTAGAATAAGAAAAAACAAACATATACTATATAATCGTAAATATTCATAGCCTAGATAATTTTGTTGGTATATTAATTGCATCACAGGTTTGGATAATATACCCAGTCCAACTGCACAAGGAAAGGCAAATAGTAAACTTAATCTTATGGACGTGGCTATAGATTCTATTAATTCTTTTTTAGAATGCTTTGCCTTTGCAACTGCTGGTACTGTACTTATCATTATTGCTACTGCCAGTGTCAATGGTACATTAATAATACTAAAAGATTTTCCTATTTGACCATTTATGATATTGGCTTCATCTGAGAATATTCCAACAACTCTTAGCCTATTAAATAATGTCACCGCATCTATTGTTGTCATTATAGAGTACCCTGATGCACCTATTGTTATAGGAATTGAAAACAGTATCAATTGTTTTGCTATTTTTTTCCAGTCATATTGAATGGTATTATAAAGGCCTTCTTCTTTTTTCTTTTCTTTTCTCCAAACATATACCAAATAAAGTGCAGAACAGATAAATCCTAATGAAGCCCCTAATGCAGCACCACCAATAGCAATATGTATATCAAAGCCATTTCTTATTAGTACATAGGTTAAGCCTACTCCAAAAACAACTTTAATAAACCCTTCTATAATTTGACTTACTGCTGTTGGTTTCATTATTTGTCTACCCTGAAAATAGCCTCTTATGGCACCTGCCAAACATACAAAAAAAGGTGATATCGCAAGACTATAAATAACAACAATATTATTAGATGGCCAACTGGCTAATTTGATTAACCAATGTGCACCTATAAATAAAATTAGAGTCAATCCAAGGCCAAAAACACATAAAAGCCTAATGGCTACTTTAAAATAGGCATATGCCTCTTGTTGATTATCTGTTGCCGTTTTTTCAGAAACAATTTTTGATATTGCTTGTGGCATACCAACAATTGCAATAGAAACAAGGACCATAAATACAGGATAGAAGTTCTGATAGTAACCCATTCCTTCGTCCCCAGTTAAATATATAAGAGGTATTCTAAAGAACATACTTAATATTCTAGTAATTAGCCCACCTAAAGATAATAGTAATGTTCCCTTAATAAATGTTTTTGAATTACTCATTACTGCTCCCCGCCTCTAACTTCTCTAATCCTATTCGTACAAGATCTATAACTCGTTCATATTGTCCATCTAAATATAAATAACCAATTAATGCTTCTAGTCCTGTAGCAATCCTATATTCTGTTACACTAGAACTTTTAGGATTACTACCTGACTTTGCATTTCGTCCTCTTTTATAAACTGCTTCTTCTTCTAATGTTAATTCCTCTATTAGATACTTCATTATTGTGGCTTGGGTTTTTGCTTTAACCAGATTACTACATCTTCTATGAAGATTATTCACAGGTGCATTACCATTTGTTACGATTTTTGTTTTAATGATTAAGTCATAAAATATATCTCCGATATAAGCTAATACCAAAGGAGAATAAGTTTTTAAATCATAATCTTTTAACTCTAATTGGGTTTTCATATATGCCATTAGTTCTTTCATTTAATCACCTGTTTTTTCATTTGCATTTATACTCTTTTCCATCTCATACCTTCTCTTGTATCTTCTATTGCAATGCCCATATTCATTAATTCATCACGAATTCTATCCGCTGTTGCAAAATCTTTATTTTTTCTAGCTTCTTGTCTTTGTA comes from Natranaerovirga pectinivora and encodes:
- a CDS encoding DUF6062 family protein; this translates as MKEKIYTIPVLDALNEATECPLCWLYSKLEREAIDFTMGPSYMENDIRDATNKSGFCQQHVQQLYKEKNRLGLALMLHTHQMKVQKDLKSILGKNPKISSKGLFKKKEGAASPLKEYIDRVSNDCYICNRIEYVIARYIDTFFYLWKKDPAFKDKVKASKGLCTQHFGTLYEESDKYLKSNDLEEFIGILSELYFTNIERVQGDLDWFITKFDYRFEKEPWKESKDALPRTIIKTNSYKLEQ
- a CDS encoding DUF2225 domain-containing protein, giving the protein MKNLFSELEQLGLSQLGNIQIYKQEEEEERHLEELKMKETDIVYDRSYMCPVCDKQFKSKAVKTGKARLKSTDTDLRPVYDYIDPIKYDAVVCPSCGYAAMNRFFTNITDLQRKWIREQISVNFKGLAQDNDIYDYEEALKRYKLALINAVVKKGKLSEKAYTCLKITWLLRGKEALIRNKELPIIESLKKQELEFAKKAYEGFSQAFGKESFPICGMDEITVTYLIGELARRTGNDEEALRWLSKVITSRAANERIKDRAREVKNIIKKEQEKIAES
- a CDS encoding glutamine--tRNA ligase/YqeY domain fusion protein, which produces MSEENLEKNDSISKNFIEQIIDKDLDEGTYTKVHTRFPPEPNGFLHIGHAKSILLNYGTAKKYNGKFNLRFDDTNPMKEKSEYVQSIIEDVKWLGADFGGHTFFTSDYFDTMYECAIKLIKKGKAYIDELKAEEIKELRGTLTQPGKNSPYRDRPTQESLALFEKMKNGEFPDGAMVLRAKIDMSSPNINMRDPIIYRIAHVTHHNTGDKWCIYPLYDYAHPIGDAIEGITHSICTLEFEDHRPLYDWVLKELEFDTPPKQIEFSKLYLTDVITGKRNLKKLVEDGIVDGWDDPRLVTLSALRRRGVTPESIKKFMELVGVSKSQSSADYAMFEYCIREDLKLKKERLMSVIKPLKVVITNYPEDEVEYLDAENNQENEEMGIRKIPFCREIYIEQEDFMENPPKKYFRLFPGNEVRLKNAYFIKCEEVIKDENGEVIELRCSYDPETKSGSGFTGRKVKGTLHWVAAPYAVKAEVRLYEHILKEGEPLIKDNGDWNVNPNSLEVLKECYIEPYVKDAKPGDSFQFVRHGYFCVDSKDTTEDHLVFNRIVSLKSSYRPD
- a CDS encoding stalk domain-containing protein — protein: MKKMVFTIITLVLSFIIVQPINAFASSYHMHTVMPGETYFTISVKHNRNLNSIQSINYRNPMELQPGDLVRLNAINQITVEVNNRLVHFDRQPYIENDRVFVPLRFISEALGVDEIKWLQGSATAQIIRGSDTIEVTRGSDIARINGRNVKLDAPVQLYTDRTFVPIRFFAEAFGITNIQWDNNNNKVSINGNTSATVTSTSTSYTEDELFWLARIVHAEASGEPYAGKLAVANVIINRKNSSEFPNSIYGVIFDRNHGVQFTPISNGTIYNTPNADSIRAAREALEGHNNIGNSLFFLNPAKATTFWITANRPYITTIAGHAFYL
- a CDS encoding cell wall hydrolase — protein: MRKTIKALALLCMVVTMTLQVGAASIDKGFTNIIESFQGDIKFNDFNIGFQGDSILINQQVFVPIRELAILFEAKNILWEEETQSVTITTKDAVIIIANESNEILVNGETEVINQSVSIINGTMYVPIRAFSKLLGAEEIEWDNMTRTVLITKPNLVVKERFLLQRSAEVIEEAKEEPKEEPAIKVAKSYSDEDLYWLSRIIEAESRGEPYQGKLAVANVVINRKKSSLFPNNIKDVIFDRQYGVQFTPAYNGMIYNNPGEESIKAAIEALEGNNNIGNALYFVPTSARGSWVATNRTYHTQISGHAFYL
- the sigH gene encoding RNA polymerase sporulation sigma factor SigH, translated to MDNTLRDDTYLKDYKHYTDEEIILHIKSGDNDALEYLMNKYKNLVKKKARTYFLIGADSDDIIQEGMIGLYKAIRDFKDDKEASFKVFAELCVTRQIISAIKASTRKKHVPLNSYISLNKPMYEEDYEKNSLLDRMPSEKVVNPEEMLIDKENLNMIEYELDNRLSGFEKDVLKLYLDGVNYTKIAELLDRPIKSIDNALQRIKRKVELILEENNNN
- the rlmB gene encoding 23S rRNA (guanosine(2251)-2'-O)-methyltransferase RlmB, coding for MKEFKEDKSKSEELELVLEGRNAVLEALKSERSIDRILIQEGSQEGSIKKIIKDARTAQIVVNFVDKERIDGLSKTGKHQGVMAYVAAYNYASVEDILKKAEEKGEQPFVIILENIMDPHNLGAIIRTANIAGAHGIIIPKRRAVGLTATVAKTSAGAINYTPVAKVTNIARTIEELKEKGLWFACADMDGEVMYKVDLKGPIGLVIGSEGEGVSKNIREKCDFITSIPMKGEIESLNASVAAGVLAFEIVRQRNMTL
- a CDS encoding putative polysaccharide biosynthesis protein; the encoded protein is MSNSKTFIKGTLLLSLGGLITRILSMFFRIPLIYLTGDEGMGYYQNFYPVFMVLVSIAIVGMPQAISKIVSEKTATDNQQEAYAYFKVAIRLLCVFGLGLTLILFIGAHWLIKLASWPSNNIVVIYSLAISPFFVCLAGAIRGYFQGRQIMKPTAVSQIIEGFIKVVFGVGLTYVLIRNGFDIHIAIGGAALGASLGFICSALYLVYVWRKEKKKEEGLYNTIQYDWKKIAKQLILFSIPITIGASGYSIMTTIDAVTLFNRLRVVGIFSDEANIINGQIGKSFSIINVPLTLAVAIMISTVPAVAKAKHSKKELIESIATSIRLSLLFAFPCAVGLGILSKPVMQLIYQQNYLGYEYLRLYSICLFFLILGQALASILQGLGHYMVPVWTLLISGAFKIIINYVLIPTALLGQGALIGSIGFYFVFTVLNYIYLRKIIKEKIILLNHFIKILLSAGIMGIIVFITFNVFLGFLGTSITTLLSIGIGGIIYILLLFITKSIKEEDVAALPKHELIINGLKKFKLL
- a CDS encoding Mini-ribonuclease 3, whose amino-acid sequence is MKELMAYMKTQLELKDYDLKTYSPLVLAYIGDIFYDLIIKTKIVTNGNAPVNNLHRRCSNLVKAKTQATIMKYLIEELTLEEEAVYKRGRNAKSGSNPKSSSVTEYRIATGLEALIGYLYLDGQYERVIDLVRIGLEKLEAGSSNE